In a genomic window of Streptomyces roseoviridis:
- a CDS encoding RidA family protein, whose amino-acid sequence MSLHRHNPAELSPPTGFSHAVTATGSRLVFLAGQTSLDRDGKVTGESLPEQFETALANLLTALRHAGGSPADLARVTVYATDIADYRRHAHQLGLIWRRLAGRDYPAMAVVGVVRLWDEQALVELDGFAVVG is encoded by the coding sequence ATGAGCCTGCACCGGCACAACCCCGCCGAACTGTCCCCGCCCACCGGCTTCAGCCACGCCGTCACCGCCACCGGCAGCCGGCTCGTGTTCCTCGCCGGGCAGACCAGTCTGGACCGGGACGGGAAGGTGACGGGGGAGAGCCTGCCCGAGCAGTTCGAGACGGCCCTCGCCAATCTGCTCACCGCGCTGCGCCACGCCGGTGGCTCGCCCGCCGACCTCGCACGCGTCACCGTCTACGCCACGGATATCGCCGACTACCGTCGGCACGCGCACCAACTCGGCCTCATCTGGCGGCGGTTGGCGGGCCGCGACTATCCGGCGATGGCGGTCGTCGGCGTCGTACGGCTGTGGGACGAACAGGCCCTCGTCGAACTGGACGGATTCGCCGTCGTCGGCTGA